GGCGCGCGTGCCGACCCTGGTCAAGGATGTCAAAAACCTGCTGCCGCTCTCGCCTGCACGACACAAGCGCGTGCTGGTCTATTCGGGCGGCGTCATTCTGCCCTTCGTGCCCCATCCACTGCCGCTCAGCCTACCTGAACGGCTGGAAAAGGAGGGTTTCGAGGTCGTGGTCTATGCGCCCGGCATGGAGGTGAGCCCGAAGAATTTCGATCTCGTGCTCTACCTCTTCGCCGAGGAAACCGTACTGACCCGCAGCCGCATCTTCCTCGACTGGATGAAACTCACCGGCTCGGTCTTCGGCGCCATGAGCCGTCTCTGGCACGACGTGCCCACGCTGATGATTTCCTTTGGCTATCCCTACTATCTCTACGACGCCCCGCGCGTGCCGGCCTATGTCAACGCCTATGGCTCGAGCGAGGACATGCAGGCGGCGGTGCTGGAAGCCATCATGGGCCGCGCACCTTTTGCCGGAACGAGCCCGGTCGATCCCTTCGTGGGCAGCGAGCAGGGGAAGTATTGAGGGTCGGGGATTGCCCCATCTCTCCCACCCACAATCGCCTCCCCCGGACTTGATCCGGGGGGCTCTCACTACTTGTGCCGGATTGAGATTGACCCGCGGATCAAGTCCGCGGGAGGCGTCGGTGGTTGGGGGAATTCCAGCCCCTCAATCCGGCGGCGTCTTGTTCTGCGCCAGCACGGCGCCCGCGAGATAAAGCGAGCCGCAGATCAGCACCCTGGCATTGGGCACATCAGCGGCGGCCTTGAGCGCCGCGGTCACCGACCGCATCGGCCGCGCATCGAAGCCCGCCTTCCTCGCTTCATCAGCAATGTAAGCAGCCTTGTGGGCATTGGGTTCGCCGGGGATAGTCAAGGTGAACACCTGCTGCGCCATGCCGGCAAAGGGCGCCAGAACCGCTGCCGGCGCGCGGGTATTCATCAACCCCATGATCAGCACCAGTGGCGCCGGGCGGACACGGTCGAGATCGCGCAGCGTGGTCGCCACCGCCGCCGCGCCATGGGCATTGTGGATGCCGTCGAGCCACAGCTCGGCGCCGGGACCAAGCAGGTCGCGCAGCGGCCCGGTCTGCAGCGGCGTCATCCGCGCCGGCCAGCGCACCGCCCGCAAGCCGCGGGCAAAGGCGTCCGCATCGACAGGGAGTTCGAAATGCCGTGCCGCCGCGATGGCGAGGGCGGCATTGTCGAACTGATGCGCCCCCAGCAGGCCCGGTGGCGGCAGGTCGAGCAATCCGGCCTCGTCCTGGTAGACCAGCCGCCCATCCTGCTCCATCCCGTGGAAATCCTCGCCCTGCCAGATCGGGCCGATGCCCAGCTTCCGTGCGGCACGATCCAGCACGGCGCGGCCCTCGTCCTTCTGGAGCCCGATCACCGCCTTGCTGCCGCGCTTGAAAATGCCGGCCTTGTTGACGGCGATTTCCCCAATCGTATTGCCAAGAAACCCCTGATGATCGAGGTCGATGGGCGTAATGATCACCCCCAGCGGCTGGGCCACGACATTGGTCGTGTCATAGGTGCCGCCCATGCCGGTTTCGAGCAGCAGGTAATCGGCCTTGGTCTCGGCGAAGAGCAGGAAGGCGGTAGCCGTGGTGATCTCGAAAAAGGTCATCGGCCTTTGCGCATTGACCCGCTCGACCTGTTCCAGCGCCGCATTGAGCCGCCGCGTCCCCACCAGCCTACCGGCCAGCCGGATGCGTTCGTTGAAATGCACCAGATGCGGGGAATTATAGGCATGCACCTTCTTGCCTGCCGCTTCGAGAAAAGCGCGCAGATAGGCGATGGTGGAGCCCTTGGCATTGGTGCCGGCGACATGGATCACCGGTGGCAGATGTTCATGCGGGCTGCCCAGATCGGCCAGCAGCGGCAGGATGCGGTCGAGGCTGAGATCGATCAGCTTGGGGTGCAGCGCCGAAAGGCGCTTGAGAATGGCATCGGTACGGGACATGGACTCACCAGCGGCAGGCCCTGATCAGGTACCCCTGATTGGTCCGCCGCTCAATGGTTGTCCGGTCTATGCTACTCCGCGTGCGCGGCCGCCACCGGGGGCAGGTCGCCATCGTCGCCTTCGGCAGCAACGGCGGCATCACGCAGGCTGGTCCGCACCACAGCCGGAGCCGTGTCGGTCAGCGCGCCCGAGGCTTCCGCCTTGGTCAGGATGGCCGCGAGCGAGCCGATGGTCGAGCGCAGGTTGTGGCGATGCACCACCATGTCCACCATACCGTGCTCATAGAGATATTCCGAGCGCTGGAAGCCCTTGGGCAGCTTTTCGCGGATGGTTTGCTCGATGACGCGCGCGCCAGCGAAGCCGATCATCGCGCCCGGCTCGGCGATATGCACATCGCCCAGCATGGCGTAGGAGGCAGTCACCCCGCCGGTGGTGGGATTGGTCAGCACCACGAAGAAGGGCAGGCCCGCTTCGCGCAGCCGCAGCACGGCAACGGTGGTGCGCGGCATCTGCATCAGGCCCAAAACGCCTTCCTGCATGCGCGCGCCGCCCGAAGCCACGAACAGGATGAAGGGCGTCTTGCGCTCGACGGCGGTTTCGAGGCCGGTAATGATGCCCTGCCCCGCCGCCATGCCGAGTGAGCCGGCCAGGAAATCGAAATCCTGCACCGCCACCGTCACGGCGCGCTCGTAGAGCTTGCCGGTGGCGACGATGACGCTGTCGTCATAGCCGGTCTTGGCGCGGTTTTCCTTGAGCTGGTCGACATAGCGCTTCTGGGCGCGGAATTTCAGCGGATCGGCGGCCACCGATGGCACCGGCACCAGCGTATAGTCGCCATTGTCGAGGAAGGTCTTGAGCCGGTCCACCGGCTTGATCTTCATGTGATAGCCCGAATTGGGCACCACCCACTGGTTCGCCTCGAGATCGCGATAGAACACCATCTCGCCGGATTCCGGGTCCTTGACCCAGAGATTTTCGGCAATCTCGGACCGCTGTCCAAGCATGGAGCGGATTTTGGGGCGGACGAAATTATCGATCCAGTTCATCGGGGTGCCTCGCTGGGACTGTAGCGTCACCTAAGGGTCAATTGTGGCGAATGTTATCAGGGGGATAGCCTCGGGGCAAAGGCATCCGGCGTCGCAGGCGGGCTGTGTACAACTTTTCCAACCGCCCGTCGTGTAATCCCTCACAAAATCGTGTCTACAAGAAAAGATACTGGCGGAATTCTTCCCGCTACTTGATTCTTTCTTTGTAGGGATTT
This sequence is a window from Devosia ginsengisoli. Protein-coding genes within it:
- a CDS encoding bifunctional folylpolyglutamate synthase/dihydrofolate synthase — its product is MSRTDAILKRLSALHPKLIDLSLDRILPLLADLGSPHEHLPPVIHVAGTNAKGSTIAYLRAFLEAAGKKVHAYNSPHLVHFNERIRLAGRLVGTRRLNAALEQVERVNAQRPMTFFEITTATAFLLFAETKADYLLLETGMGGTYDTTNVVAQPLGVIITPIDLDHQGFLGNTIGEIAVNKAGIFKRGSKAVIGLQKDEGRAVLDRAARKLGIGPIWQGEDFHGMEQDGRLVYQDEAGLLDLPPPGLLGAHQFDNAALAIAAARHFELPVDADAFARGLRAVRWPARMTPLQTGPLRDLLGPGAELWLDGIHNAHGAAAVATTLRDLDRVRPAPLVLIMGLMNTRAPAAVLAPFAGMAQQVFTLTIPGEPNAHKAAYIADEARKAGFDARPMRSVTAALKAAADVPNARVLICGSLYLAGAVLAQNKTPPD
- the accD gene encoding acetyl-CoA carboxylase, carboxyltransferase subunit beta translates to MNWIDNFVRPKIRSMLGQRSEIAENLWVKDPESGEMVFYRDLEANQWVVPNSGYHMKIKPVDRLKTFLDNGDYTLVPVPSVAADPLKFRAQKRYVDQLKENRAKTGYDDSVIVATGKLYERAVTVAVQDFDFLAGSLGMAAGQGIITGLETAVERKTPFILFVASGGARMQEGVLGLMQMPRTTVAVLRLREAGLPFFVVLTNPTTGGVTASYAMLGDVHIAEPGAMIGFAGARVIEQTIREKLPKGFQRSEYLYEHGMVDMVVHRHNLRSTIGSLAAILTKAEASGALTDTAPAVVRTSLRDAAVAAEGDDGDLPPVAAAHAE